From a single Bacillus sp. NEB1478 genomic region:
- a CDS encoding peptidase yields the protein MLVKEKLSNWLLQEQENAVLFLQKTVQEASTTENEAGVQKLIASKLEEIGLEVDMWYPDGEELGAHPYFCAGRTDFSKSPNVVGIWRGTGKGRSLVLNGHIDVVPEGDLNQWDEHPFSGKVIDGKLYGRGSTDMKGGNLALLLAIQALKETGTQLKGDLYFHSVIEEESGGAGTLAAVLRGYTADAAIIPEPTNMKIFPAQQGSMWFRLTIKGKAAHGGTRYEGISAIEKAAIVLASVKELEESRNQRITDPLYKNIPIPVPINVGKISGGNWPSSVPDTVLIEGRIGVAPHETLEAVKIELEEHLSAIDDSWIKDHPVMIEWFGAQWLPGSIDTTHPLMKTLIRNYEQVSGEKPIIEASPWGTDGGLLTQAGNTPSIVFGPGVTAVAHYPNEYIEIQKVLEAAEIIALTIYDWCGGIIE from the coding sequence ATGCTAGTCAAAGAAAAGCTTTCTAATTGGCTTCTCCAAGAACAAGAAAACGCAGTTCTTTTTTTACAAAAAACGGTACAAGAAGCCAGTACGACTGAAAATGAAGCTGGAGTCCAAAAACTAATCGCTTCTAAATTAGAAGAGATTGGTTTAGAAGTAGATATGTGGTACCCAGATGGTGAAGAGCTGGGAGCGCATCCTTATTTTTGTGCAGGACGTACAGATTTTAGCAAAAGTCCAAATGTTGTAGGGATTTGGCGAGGCACAGGTAAGGGAAGGTCCCTTGTATTAAATGGTCATATTGATGTAGTGCCCGAAGGAGATCTTAACCAATGGGATGAACATCCATTCAGCGGGAAAGTTATCGATGGAAAACTTTACGGACGGGGTTCTACTGATATGAAAGGTGGTAATTTAGCCCTTCTATTAGCCATCCAAGCATTAAAGGAAACAGGAACTCAGTTAAAAGGAGACTTATATTTTCATAGTGTAATTGAAGAGGAAAGTGGAGGTGCAGGGACTCTTGCAGCTGTGCTTAGAGGATATACAGCTGACGCGGCAATCATTCCAGAACCGACTAACATGAAAATATTTCCTGCTCAGCAAGGATCCATGTGGTTTAGATTAACGATCAAGGGAAAAGCTGCACATGGCGGAACTCGATATGAAGGAATCAGTGCCATCGAAAAAGCAGCAATCGTTCTAGCGTCTGTCAAAGAATTAGAAGAATCTCGAAATCAGCGAATTACTGATCCTTTATATAAGAATATACCCATTCCAGTTCCTATCAATGTCGGTAAAATATCAGGTGGGAATTGGCCATCAAGTGTTCCCGATACAGTTTTGATAGAAGGAAGAATTGGTGTAGCACCACATGAAACGCTTGAAGCAGTAAAAATAGAACTGGAAGAACATCTTTCCGCTATTGATGATTCGTGGATAAAAGATCATCCGGTCATGATCGAATGGTTTGGAGCACAATGGCTGCCAGGTTCCATCGATACAACGCATCCTTTAATGAAAACCCTTATTCGTAATTATGAACAAGTAAGCGGTGAAAAGCCTATTATTGAAGCATCTCCATGGGGAACAGACGGAGGTCTTTTAACACAAGCAGGAAATACACCTTCAATTGTATTTGGCCCTGGGGTAACTGCTGTTGCTCATTATCCAAATGAATATATAGAAATTCAAAAGGTCTTAGAAGCTGCTGAAATCATTGCTCTAACTATATATGACTGGTGCGGGGGGATTATAGAATGA
- a CDS encoding 3-oxoacid CoA-transferase subunit B, translating into MGMGTETRHRIARRAALEIKDGMTVNLGIGIPTLVADYISSELHIMLHTENGILGMGGSPAEGEEDGNLSNAGGYPVTIQPGASYFDSATAFGIIRRGLLDVTILGALEVSETGDIANWIVPGKRVPGMGGAIDLAQKAKKVIILMNHTDKNGNPKIVKQCSLPLTVKEGAHMIITEKAVFHCKERKLILKEVMTPYSVDDVLSSTGANVIVDEKVSAFQ; encoded by the coding sequence ATGGGTATGGGAACTGAAACAAGGCATAGAATCGCACGAAGAGCCGCGCTCGAAATAAAAGATGGAATGACGGTTAATTTAGGTATTGGCATTCCAACACTTGTCGCAGATTATATTTCAAGTGAATTACATATCATGCTGCACACTGAGAATGGAATATTAGGAATGGGGGGTTCTCCAGCAGAGGGAGAAGAAGATGGAAATCTCTCAAATGCAGGAGGATACCCTGTTACGATCCAGCCTGGAGCATCTTATTTTGATAGTGCAACCGCATTTGGAATCATACGGAGAGGGCTGCTAGATGTGACTATACTCGGTGCTCTTGAAGTGAGTGAGACCGGTGATATCGCAAACTGGATCGTACCAGGTAAACGTGTTCCTGGAATGGGCGGAGCGATTGATTTGGCACAAAAGGCAAAAAAAGTGATTATCTTAATGAACCATACAGATAAGAACGGTAATCCAAAGATCGTTAAACAGTGTTCATTGCCTCTAACTGTTAAAGAAGGAGCACATATGATCATTACAGAAAAAGCTGTGTTCCATTGTAAAGAGAGAAAATTAATTTTAAAAGAAGTGATGACCCCCTATTCAGTAGATGATGTTTTAAGTTCGACTGGTGCTAACGTAATTGTAGATGAAAAAGTTTCTGCCTTTCAATAA
- a CDS encoding CoA transferase subunit A, whose product MEQKVSKQISIKDASQYFFNGMSLMVGGFGGVGAPPSLINLILETNIHDIFLISNDTGFPWIGPGKLITERRVKKLIASHIGSNPEAGKQMQEGNLEVEFVPQGTLAEKIRAGGMGLGGILVDVGLGTVVEANKQKVDVNNKEYMIETALTADVSIVYAKKADIYGNLIYDKTARNTNPLVATAGTITIAEVEEIVPVGSLNPEEIVTPGVFVDYLIQSKGVDWKWVWELKQGIESHEEPRSK is encoded by the coding sequence TTGGAACAAAAAGTGAGTAAACAAATCTCCATAAAAGACGCCTCACAATATTTTTTTAACGGCATGTCGCTAATGGTAGGTGGATTTGGAGGGGTTGGCGCTCCTCCTTCACTTATTAATCTTATCCTTGAAACAAACATTCACGACATTTTTCTCATCAGCAACGATACCGGTTTCCCTTGGATTGGACCTGGAAAATTAATAACAGAAAGAAGAGTCAAAAAACTTATTGCATCCCACATAGGTTCTAATCCTGAAGCAGGAAAACAAATGCAGGAAGGAAATCTAGAAGTAGAGTTTGTCCCTCAAGGTACATTAGCAGAAAAAATAAGGGCTGGCGGAATGGGACTCGGCGGTATTTTAGTTGATGTAGGGTTAGGTACAGTAGTTGAAGCAAACAAACAAAAGGTTGATGTGAACAATAAGGAATACATGATCGAAACCGCACTAACAGCGGATGTTTCTATCGTTTATGCTAAAAAAGCTGACATTTATGGCAATCTTATATATGACAAGACTGCAAGAAATACAAATCCGCTTGTTGCTACGGCGGGAACTATTACGATTGCAGAGGTGGAAGAAATTGTTCCAGTCGGTTCCTTAAATCCCGAAGAAATAGTAACACCTGGTGTATTTGTTGATTATCTTATTCAAAGTAAAGGGGTGGACTGGAAATGGGTATGGGAACTGAAACAAGGCATAGAATCGCACGAAGAGCCGCGCTCGAAATAA
- a CDS encoding aspartate aminotransferase family protein produces the protein MRKSHLIKPVLGNDYPVISHGKGIYLYDKQGNRYIDGSSGAITANIGHSVEEIAEAMWNQAKHVSFVYRSQFTSEAAELLAEKLADCAPGDLNSVFFVNSGSEATETALKIAIQYFQEQGIHSKNKVLSRWTSYHGITLGALSMSGHPLRRQRFTSLLEDFPVAPAPYCYQCPLKDTYPGCGVRCADDLETIIQTIGPEQIAAFIVEPVIGASGGAIVPPDEYYSKIRAICTKYNILMIADEVMTGMGRTGKMFAMDHWDVTPDIITLGKGMSAGYTPMAATIISDRIMKEIENGSKIVMSGHTFSANPQSAAVCLAVLQYMEKNNIQENAANMGEYLLNNLRRLQWKHPIIGDVRGKGLLCGIEFVKDPLTREPFEMTNKITDRILSICFEKGLLVYPAVGGVTGFSGDSILISPPLTITKDQIIDLIDILDQSVRELTGQLISAGLYITEATS, from the coding sequence ATGAGAAAATCACATCTCATTAAACCGGTTCTAGGAAATGATTATCCAGTAATCAGCCACGGAAAAGGAATTTATTTATACGATAAGCAAGGAAATCGATACATCGATGGTTCATCAGGTGCCATTACGGCTAATATCGGTCATAGTGTTGAAGAGATTGCAGAAGCCATGTGGAATCAAGCAAAACATGTATCCTTCGTTTACCGATCTCAGTTTACGAGTGAAGCAGCTGAACTTTTGGCTGAAAAACTTGCAGATTGTGCACCTGGTGATCTCAACTCCGTATTCTTTGTTAACAGCGGTTCAGAAGCTACAGAAACTGCTCTGAAAATTGCAATTCAATATTTTCAAGAACAAGGAATTCATTCAAAGAACAAAGTTTTATCCAGATGGACCAGCTATCATGGAATTACGCTAGGTGCTCTATCTATGTCTGGACATCCTTTAAGAAGACAGCGCTTTACATCCTTACTGGAGGATTTTCCAGTTGCTCCAGCTCCCTATTGCTACCAATGTCCTTTGAAGGATACGTATCCAGGCTGCGGAGTACGATGCGCTGATGACTTGGAAACGATCATTCAGACAATCGGACCGGAGCAAATTGCAGCTTTTATAGTTGAGCCTGTAATCGGGGCATCAGGTGGAGCAATAGTACCCCCTGATGAATATTACTCCAAAATTAGAGCAATTTGTACAAAATATAATATCTTAATGATTGCTGACGAAGTAATGACTGGCATGGGCAGGACTGGAAAAATGTTTGCCATGGACCATTGGGACGTTACTCCTGATATCATCACACTTGGAAAAGGAATGAGTGCTGGATATACGCCTATGGCAGCAACAATCATTTCAGACCGCATAATGAAGGAAATTGAAAATGGCAGCAAGATTGTTATGAGCGGTCATACATTTAGTGCCAACCCTCAATCAGCGGCAGTCTGTTTAGCCGTTTTGCAATACATGGAAAAAAACAACATTCAAGAAAATGCAGCTAACATGGGGGAATATTTATTAAACAACTTGCGGCGGCTTCAATGGAAGCATCCAATAATCGGCGATGTGAGAGGAAAGGGACTTTTATGCGGTATAGAATTTGTTAAAGATCCTTTAACACGAGAGCCATTTGAAATGACGAATAAAATTACAGATAGAATTCTATCCATTTGCTTTGAAAAAGGATTGCTCGTTTATCCAGCAGTCGGAGGTGTTACTGGATTTTCAGGAGACTCCATACTCATTTCTCCGCCTTTAACTATAACGAAAGACCAAATTATTGATTTAATCGATATACTTGATCAATCCGTCAGGGAACTAACAGGTCAACTCATCTCAGCAGGATTGTATATAACTGAAGCCACGAGCTGA
- a CDS encoding YokU family protein: protein MKCLWCENDNAKQAGLTGYWELPDGSRAIEITVIPSVSCESCGMEYQEDHIVDEIEDQLMLIDTKKIDSSISYTELMTIPRFLKKNYFKL, encoded by the coding sequence ATGAAGTGTCTATGGTGTGAAAACGATAATGCAAAGCAAGCCGGATTAACGGGTTATTGGGAATTGCCGGACGGGTCTAGAGCAATAGAAATAACTGTGATACCTTCTGTTTCCTGCGAATCATGCGGCATGGAATATCAAGAAGATCATATTGTCGATGAAATTGAAGATCAGCTTATGCTCATTGATACGAAAAAAATAGATTCTTCTATTTCATATACAGAATTGATGACTATACCAAGATTTTTAAAGAAAAATTATTTTAAGCTTTAA